A single genomic interval of Electrophorus electricus isolate fEleEle1 chromosome 2, fEleEle1.pri, whole genome shotgun sequence harbors:
- the prr5l gene encoding proline-rich protein 5-like isoform X2, which produces MGSYRRPRPRFMSSPVLSDLARFHASSPALQLSNASVWNSVQIAVIKVFQGGGLQTNELHSLNESIRWLQRTELGSFMPEYFQDQLLNKGLVHVLEKIQLHEYWLQALSEVWVAFFTEILPTLQAIFYPVQGQELTVRQMALLGFRNLVLLKLPLKNMLHTASYPPAIIQMLLILQGIHEPGGPSKEYYLLESLVDMVISPYLSNYLSVSQMDSFSECQLEQSKLATIPHFGQPEITVTHFAQEPPLAPLVEHEGEAYLERTGGVRRHTVANAHSDIQLLSVMSRMHPGDASAVRATKAGKGGSPRPCCSEPVTILDTPTAPSGSLRHQSTAEMTCELTS; this is translated from the exons ATGGGGTCGTATCGGCGGCCCAGGCCGCGTTTCATGAGCTCACCAGTGCTGTCAGACCTGGCGCGCTTTCATGCCAGCTCACCAGCACTGCAGCTTTCCAATGCTAGTGTCTGGAACAG TGTCCAAATTGCTGTCATCAAAGTCTTCCAAGGAGGAGGGCTCCAGACCAATGAGCTGCACAGTCTGAATGAAAGCATCag GTGGCTTCAAAGGACAGAACTGGGATCCTTCATGCCTGAGTACTTTCAG GATCAGCTCTTGAACAAAGGCCTGGTACATGTATTGGAAAAAATTCAGCTTCATGAAT ACTGGCTCCAGGCTCTATCTGAGGTGTGGGTAGCATTTTTCACTGAAATCCTGCCAACACTTCAAGCCATATTCTACCCTGTACAG GGCCAGGAACTGACTGTAAGGCAAATGGCTCTGCTGGGTTTTAGGAACCTAGTCTTGCTGAAGCTTCCTCTGAAGAATATGCTGCATACTGCCTCTTACCCCCCTGCCATAATACAGATGCTGCTCATATTACAA GGGATTCATGAACCTGGTGGGCCTAGTAAAGAATACTACCTTCTCGAGAGCCTAGTGGATATGGTTATCTCGCCCTACCTGAGTAACTACCTCTCTGTGAGCCAAATGGATTCATTTTCAG AATGTCAGCTGGAGCAGTCCAAATTGGCAACCATTCCACACTTTGGCCAGCCAGAAATCACGGTCACACACTTTGCTCAAGAACCGCCGCTGGCACCTCTTGTCGAGCATGAGGGTGAGGCCTATCTGGAGAGGACTGGGGGCGTACGTCGTCACACGGTCGCCAACGCCCACTCAGACATCCAGCTCCTCTCCGTCATGAGCAGGATGCACCCAGGCGATGCCAGCGCTGTCCGGGCAACTAAGGCAGGGAAAGGTGGGTCTCCCAGGCCTTGCTGCAGTGAACCAGTCACCATCCTGGACACGCCGACCGCTCCATCAGGATCCCTGAGACACCAGAGCACTGCTGAGATGACCTGTGAACTGACCAGCTAG
- the prr5l gene encoding proline-rich protein 5-like isoform X1: MGSYRRPRPRFMSSPVLSDLARFHASSPALQLSNASVWNSVQIAVIKVFQGGGLQTNELHSLNESIRWLQRTELGSFMPEYFQDQLLNKGLVHVLEKIQLHEYTDWLQALSEVWVAFFTEILPTLQAIFYPVQGQELTVRQMALLGFRNLVLLKLPLKNMLHTASYPPAIIQMLLILQGIHEPGGPSKEYYLLESLVDMVISPYLSNYLSVSQMDSFSECQLEQSKLATIPHFGQPEITVTHFAQEPPLAPLVEHEGEAYLERTGGVRRHTVANAHSDIQLLSVMSRMHPGDASAVRATKAGKGGSPRPCCSEPVTILDTPTAPSGSLRHQSTAEMTCELTS; the protein is encoded by the exons ATGGGGTCGTATCGGCGGCCCAGGCCGCGTTTCATGAGCTCACCAGTGCTGTCAGACCTGGCGCGCTTTCATGCCAGCTCACCAGCACTGCAGCTTTCCAATGCTAGTGTCTGGAACAG TGTCCAAATTGCTGTCATCAAAGTCTTCCAAGGAGGAGGGCTCCAGACCAATGAGCTGCACAGTCTGAATGAAAGCATCag GTGGCTTCAAAGGACAGAACTGGGATCCTTCATGCCTGAGTACTTTCAG GATCAGCTCTTGAACAAAGGCCTGGTACATGTATTGGAAAAAATTCAGCTTCATGAAT ATACAGACTGGCTCCAGGCTCTATCTGAGGTGTGGGTAGCATTTTTCACTGAAATCCTGCCAACACTTCAAGCCATATTCTACCCTGTACAG GGCCAGGAACTGACTGTAAGGCAAATGGCTCTGCTGGGTTTTAGGAACCTAGTCTTGCTGAAGCTTCCTCTGAAGAATATGCTGCATACTGCCTCTTACCCCCCTGCCATAATACAGATGCTGCTCATATTACAA GGGATTCATGAACCTGGTGGGCCTAGTAAAGAATACTACCTTCTCGAGAGCCTAGTGGATATGGTTATCTCGCCCTACCTGAGTAACTACCTCTCTGTGAGCCAAATGGATTCATTTTCAG AATGTCAGCTGGAGCAGTCCAAATTGGCAACCATTCCACACTTTGGCCAGCCAGAAATCACGGTCACACACTTTGCTCAAGAACCGCCGCTGGCACCTCTTGTCGAGCATGAGGGTGAGGCCTATCTGGAGAGGACTGGGGGCGTACGTCGTCACACGGTCGCCAACGCCCACTCAGACATCCAGCTCCTCTCCGTCATGAGCAGGATGCACCCAGGCGATGCCAGCGCTGTCCGGGCAACTAAGGCAGGGAAAGGTGGGTCTCCCAGGCCTTGCTGCAGTGAACCAGTCACCATCCTGGACACGCCGACCGCTCCATCAGGATCCCTGAGACACCAGAGCACTGCTGAGATGACCTGTGAACTGACCAGCTAG